The following proteins are co-located in the Thermosipho africanus Ob7 genome:
- a CDS encoding adenosylcobinamide-GDP ribazoletransferase, with the protein MIKNFLLSLSFISRLPLNIKVNDFDRRVKKLPSFFPLVGYIVGSIYYFGALSNNLALKVFFLVLAFYFFDLFHFDGFLDTLDGFLNQSTKEKRLEIMSKGDVGPFAVFFGTLFVVIFWNLYLNANPFHFFVSSTFGRYSMVLLMAFSKPAKKEGLGALFFPFEKKNLLISTIFTFFLIIFFKQYIISLTVTLITTYLISKIATSKIGGVTGDVLGGTCLFVNGLILLILEVV; encoded by the coding sequence ATGATAAAAAATTTTCTTCTTTCACTTTCCTTTATCTCAAGACTTCCATTAAATATTAAAGTAAATGACTTTGATAGAAGGGTTAAAAAACTTCCAAGCTTTTTTCCACTCGTAGGTTACATAGTTGGTAGCATATATTATTTTGGAGCCTTATCAAATAACCTGGCACTTAAAGTCTTTTTTCTTGTCTTAGCATTTTACTTTTTCGATCTTTTCCATTTCGATGGATTTTTAGACACACTTGATGGTTTTTTAAACCAATCAACCAAAGAAAAAAGATTAGAAATCATGAGCAAAGGAGATGTGGGTCCTTTTGCTGTTTTCTTTGGAACGCTGTTTGTAGTAATTTTCTGGAACCTTTATCTAAATGCAAACCCATTTCACTTCTTTGTATCATCAACATTTGGAAGATATTCTATGGTCCTTTTAATGGCATTTTCAAAGCCTGCAAAAAAAGAAGGTCTTGGTGCATTATTTTTTCCTTTTGAAAAAAAGAATTTATTAATTTCAACAATCTTTACATTTTTCCTTATTATATTCTTTAAACAATATATCATTTCATTGACTGTAACATTGATAACTACTTATTTAATATCAAAAATCGCTACTAGCAAAATTGGTGGTGTAACAGGAGATGTTCTTGGTGGAACTTGTCTTTTCGTAAATGGACTTATTTTACTCATACTTGAGGTGGTATAG
- the cbiR gene encoding cobamide remodeling phosphodiesterase CbiR, whose translation MKIGATSWLIPGGYLENVKLVAEIVDFVELLVFSFDMETRHMLKNELPELYKISKKYGLEYTVHLPTDCINNVEDAFNFFEESNLPILNYVAHPIDCIEPLLKKSDKISVENLKKDILIHNRTVFDIGHHILGMKVTKEFFENTVEFHLMGVKGDQDHLKLDKETLLLSKEYMKLMPNLKYICFEVFDLNDFLDSYNLWRENL comes from the coding sequence ATGAAAATAGGAGCCACTTCTTGGCTTATTCCAGGAGGTTATCTTGAAAATGTTAAATTAGTTGCTGAAATAGTCGATTTTGTAGAACTTCTTGTTTTTTCATTTGACATGGAAACAAGACATATGCTAAAAAATGAACTTCCAGAACTTTATAAAATCTCAAAAAAATACGGACTAGAATACACCGTACACCTTCCAACAGACTGTATAAACAACGTCGAAGATGCATTTAATTTTTTTGAAGAAAGTAATTTACCAATATTAAACTATGTTGCCCACCCAATAGATTGTATAGAACCTTTATTGAAAAAATCAGACAAAATTTCCGTGGAAAATCTAAAAAAAGACATTTTAATACACAATAGAACGGTATTTGATATAGGTCATCACATCTTAGGTATGAAAGTAACAAAAGAATTTTTCGAAAATACCGTAGAATTTCATTTAATGGGGGTAAAAGGAGATCAAGATCATCTAAAACTAGACAAAGAAACACTTTTGCTTTCAAAAGAATACATGAAATTAATGCCAAATCTTAAATATATATGTTTTGAAGTCTTCGATCTAAACGACTTTTTAGATTCCTACAACCTCTGGAGGGAAAATTTATGA
- the cobU gene encoding bifunctional adenosylcobinamide kinase/adenosylcobinamide-phosphate guanylyltransferase, translating into MITLITGGVKSGKSSFALKLSENFKKKAFIATGVAFDEEMKKRIEKHKQERIGFDTFEEPIEVYKIIESLNQKYEVAILDCLTTYLGNLYYYEKDIEYYTKKLIDSLKRVNYNLIIVTNEVGWGIIPENKLSRKYVDNLGLLNKKVASLSDNVYLMVSGIGVKIK; encoded by the coding sequence ATGATAACCCTTATAACTGGTGGTGTAAAATCAGGAAAAAGTAGTTTTGCTTTAAAGTTATCAGAAAACTTTAAAAAAAAGGCATTTATTGCAACTGGTGTTGCTTTTGATGAAGAGATGAAAAAAAGAATAGAAAAACATAAACAAGAAAGAATAGGTTTTGACACTTTTGAAGAACCAATAGAGGTCTATAAAATCATTGAAAGTCTAAATCAAAAATATGAAGTTGCAATACTTGACTGTCTCACAACCTATCTTGGAAATCTATATTATTATGAAAAAGATATAGAATATTATACAAAAAAACTTATTGATTCACTAAAAAGAGTTAATTACAACTTAATTATTGTCACAAACGAAGTAGGATGGGGAATAATACCAGAAAATAAACTTTCAAGAAAATATGTAGACAACTTGGGACTGCTCAACAAAAAAGTTGCTTCACTTTCAGATAATGTTTATTTAATGGTATCGGGGATAGGGGTGAAAATAAAATGA
- the cobT gene encoding nicotinate-nucleotide--dimethylbenzimidazole phosphoribosyltransferase produces the protein MNEAGYLEELASKLFKIKKQIPLPMFKDKRVYVFAADHGVVQNGVSAYPKNVTYQMVLNYFKGGAGINVFARHMGLKFFVVDSGVDYDFEDNPSLIKMKVGYGTKDFSMGPAMTREEAITCIEYGMKVAKKAISQGADLLVIGDKGIGNTTTATAIFASFGFDVNKITDIGTPIPPSSVIKKRNIVKKALKINRPNPNDPIDVLSKVGGYCIGQMAGFILEAFKNKVPVVIDGFPTTAGFYLAYKINERVLDYAFFGHLSKVKGHKVILDSLGVRPILDLDMRLGEGTGAALSVYLIEAAIKYFNFKNEKVIS, from the coding sequence ATGAACGAGGCAGGATATCTTGAAGAACTTGCCAGTAAACTTTTTAAAATAAAAAAGCAAATTCCATTGCCAATGTTCAAGGACAAAAGAGTTTATGTATTTGCAGCAGATCATGGAGTAGTACAAAACGGAGTTTCTGCGTATCCTAAAAACGTGACCTATCAAATGGTTTTAAATTATTTTAAAGGTGGTGCAGGTATAAACGTCTTTGCAAGACATATGGGGCTTAAATTTTTTGTAGTAGATAGTGGCGTAGATTATGATTTTGAAGATAATCCTTCATTGATAAAAATGAAAGTAGGATATGGCACAAAAGATTTTTCAATGGGGCCTGCAATGACAAGAGAAGAAGCAATTACATGTATTGAATATGGAATGAAAGTTGCAAAAAAAGCTATAAGCCAAGGAGCAGATTTACTTGTAATAGGTGACAAAGGTATTGGAAATACAACAACGGCAACCGCAATATTTGCCTCATTTGGCTTTGATGTGAATAAAATAACCGATATTGGAACACCTATTCCTCCTTCTTCTGTAATAAAGAAAAGAAATATTGTAAAGAAAGCTTTGAAAATAAATAGGCCAAATCCAAATGATCCAATTGATGTTCTCTCTAAGGTTGGTGGATACTGCATAGGTCAAATGGCAGGTTTCATCTTAGAAGCTTTTAAAAATAAAGTCCCCGTGGTTATAGACGGATTTCCAACAACCGCCGGATTTTACCTAGCGTATAAGATAAATGAAAGAGTTTTAGATTACGCCTTTTTCGGACATTTATCAAAAGTAAAAGGGCATAAAGTCATTTTGGATAGCCTAGGTGTAAGGCCTATCTTAGATCTTGATATGAGGCTTGGTGAAGGAACAGGTGCGGCATTATCCGTTTATTTAATAGAAGCCGCTATAAAATACTTTAACTTTAAAAATGAAAAGGTGATATCATGA
- a CDS encoding GIY-YIG nuclease family protein has translation MKGCYLLLIELPIDTKIKKWNLKKGTYVYVGSAMNNIEKRVSRHLSKNKKLHWHIDYLLDKSNVKSVVMVSSETKCEEKISLYMSQFFTGPKGFGSSDLKVQTNLYYIDNFDNFSKILSNILKGELK, from the coding sequence ATGAAAGGATGCTACTTACTATTAATTGAATTGCCAATAGATACCAAAATAAAAAAATGGAATCTAAAAAAAGGTACTTACGTATATGTAGGCTCTGCTATGAACAATATTGAAAAAAGAGTATCTAGGCACCTGTCCAAAAATAAAAAGTTGCACTGGCATATTGACTATCTTCTCGATAAATCAAACGTAAAATCAGTTGTAATGGTTTCTTCAGAAACAAAATGCGAGGAAAAGATTTCACTCTACATGTCTCAATTTTTTACAGGTCCAAAAGGGTTTGGCAGTTCAGATTTAAAAGTACAGACCAATCTATATTATATAGATAATTTCGATAATTTTTCAAAAATACTTTCAAACATACTCAAGGGGGAATTAAAATGA
- a CDS encoding GGDEF domain-containing protein, with amino-acid sequence MFRFYLKYFLIAFIIFAFFPISFYYLSYPKGVKIVKAENGISLPISSTLNSRRTFHLKFQIPNGYSYVYFPYVDCSYIKVYSSGKLIGKYGFNDRNAHSWFVPMLFEIPNNINSLEVEISGVYSIGLDSFYLIKEGERKKYVFLRFLTDNLINISIGLVLTLGILLLMLSKNANFLRKNAYVYFGLSSIFATVWLFDLLSFESFWFPLRKIFVSTAYFSLLLIIVGFEVYNFSKVSKIAKIVSILNFAAGVSVLLTFSDYQLKLVSTYVSPLLILDSLYLVYITFRAYIPLDMIFSSFFAITVSHDALVMILNVPARFFSPYGVIAIYLSFVFNILFEYKEKSTEVNILYAQSIIDKLTGAYNRGVLNSNFLKKGDVLVFVDLNKFKQINDTLGHDVGDKVLQKLSSIIKSYISSSDLLVRMGGDEFLVVLKNKDESIAKDLMKKILEEFKKSFEFSPTFSWGISKIEDNNIDNAIRKADDLMYKMKRGK; translated from the coding sequence ATGTTTAGATTTTATTTAAAATACTTTTTGATAGCTTTTATCATATTTGCATTTTTTCCCATATCCTTTTATTATTTATCATATCCTAAAGGAGTAAAAATAGTAAAGGCGGAGAATGGAATTTCTCTTCCGATTTCTTCAACTCTAAATTCAAGAAGGACATTCCATTTGAAATTTCAAATTCCAAATGGATATAGTTATGTATATTTCCCATATGTTGATTGTTCATATATTAAAGTCTATTCTTCAGGGAAATTAATTGGAAAATATGGATTTAACGATAGAAATGCGCATTCTTGGTTTGTGCCGATGTTGTTTGAGATTCCAAATAATATAAATAGCTTGGAAGTTGAAATTAGCGGAGTTTATTCAATAGGGCTTGATAGTTTTTATTTGATAAAAGAGGGTGAAAGAAAAAAATATGTCTTTTTAAGATTTTTAACGGATAATTTAATAAATATATCGATAGGTCTTGTGTTAACTCTTGGTATACTGCTTTTAATGCTTTCGAAAAACGCAAATTTTTTGCGAAAAAATGCATATGTTTATTTTGGGCTCTCGAGTATTTTTGCAACGGTCTGGCTTTTTGATTTGTTGTCATTTGAAAGTTTTTGGTTTCCATTAAGGAAAATATTTGTATCAACTGCATATTTTTCGCTTTTATTAATAATAGTTGGATTTGAGGTTTATAATTTTTCAAAGGTAAGTAAAATTGCAAAAATTGTGTCAATTTTGAATTTTGCTGCGGGAGTTTCTGTGTTGCTAACATTTTCCGATTATCAGCTAAAGTTAGTTTCAACATATGTATCTCCTCTTTTAATACTTGATTCTTTGTATTTAGTATATATAACTTTTAGAGCGTATATACCTCTTGATATGATTTTTTCATCATTTTTTGCAATAACTGTATCTCACGATGCTCTAGTTATGATTTTAAATGTGCCGGCTAGATTTTTTTCTCCATACGGTGTAATAGCTATATATTTAAGTTTTGTGTTTAACATTCTTTTTGAATATAAAGAAAAATCTACGGAGGTAAATATATTATACGCACAGAGTATTATAGACAAATTAACTGGTGCATACAACCGGGGAGTTTTAAATAGTAACTTTTTGAAAAAAGGAGATGTATTGGTTTTTGTTGATCTAAATAAATTTAAGCAAATCAATGACACGCTGGGGCATGATGTTGGAGATAAGGTATTACAAAAACTTTCAAGTATAATTAAGTCATATATTAGCTCTTCAGATCTTCTTGTTAGAATGGGTGGAGATGAGTTTTTAGTTGTTTTGAAAAACAAAGATGAGAGTATAGCAAAAGATTTAATGAAAAAAATTCTTGAAGAGTTTAAAAAATCCTTTGAGTTTTCACCAACATTTTCATGGGGTATTTCAAAGATTGAAGATAATAATATAGACAACGCTATTAGAAAAGCAGATGATTTAATGTATAAAATGAAAAGGGGAAAATAG
- a CDS encoding DUF4130 domain-containing protein, with product MMVSYDGTFNGLLKLIQFCYKNNIIPDFVLKKERKISILIDLSEIEFTKKFIHDSYIFLPFLSEIKNIESLIIKYVITKNTFLEKTLRKISKDVLTEFEKIKRKLYFLEHNGVFISSFSSNSNIIDLLFLYFLERLKNEKFIIYDEKRNIVISYNNRTRKVLKENRVNLFVKSYDPALHLWNIYQKSITA from the coding sequence ATGATGGTATCATATGATGGAACCTTTAATGGACTGCTTAAACTAATTCAATTTTGCTATAAAAACAACATAATACCAGATTTTGTCTTAAAAAAAGAAAGGAAAATATCAATTCTTATCGATCTTTCTGAAATAGAATTTACTAAAAAATTCATACACGACAGTTATATTTTTCTACCATTTCTTTCTGAAATAAAAAATATTGAATCGCTAATTATAAAATATGTTATTACAAAAAATACCTTTTTAGAAAAAACTCTTAGAAAAATTTCTAAAGATGTATTGACTGAATTTGAAAAAATTAAAAGAAAGCTCTACTTTTTAGAACACAACGGAGTATTTATATCTTCATTTTCCTCTAACTCGAATATAATAGATCTTTTATTTTTATACTTTCTTGAAAGACTAAAAAATGAAAAATTCATTATATACGATGAAAAAAGAAATATCGTTATTAGTTATAATAACCGAACAAGAAAAGTATTAAAAGAAAATAGAGTAAATCTTTTTGTAAAAAGCTACGATCCTGCTCTGCATCTTTGGAATATATATCAAAAAAGTATTACCGCATAA
- a CDS encoding putative DNA modification/repair radical SAM protein, with translation MTLEEKLSILSAAAKYDVSCSFGKRKKDFVYYSVANGRYVPILKILFSNACIYDCAYCINRKSNNIKRASFTVDEVVKLTVDFYKRNYIEGLFLSSAIIKDPNYTMEQLVNVAKKLREEEKFPGYIHLKIVPGADDTLVEKAGMYADRVSINVEFLKKDAFFNLTPEKKPEAIQKPLQTSAIKYLQYIEEKKKYSHVKPYSPLGQTTQIIVGATNESDKKIIEFSSKLYKIYKLKRVYYSGYIAINKDKRLPQRSENSLREHRLYQTDFLIRFYNYSIEEIFDNSENLDLNIDPKSLWALKHPEFFPIDISKATFDELIRIPGIGLKSAQKIIMLRKHGILNFDTLKKAGISLKKAKDFISIKGKNFKTSKTYMPLFEFSKNGWDL, from the coding sequence ATGACACTTGAGGAAAAACTAAGTATTCTTTCTGCTGCTGCAAAATACGATGTTTCATGCTCTTTTGGGAAGAGAAAAAAAGATTTTGTGTACTACAGCGTAGCAAATGGCAGGTATGTTCCTATATTAAAAATACTATTTTCAAATGCATGCATATACGATTGTGCATATTGTATAAACCGAAAATCAAATAACATAAAACGTGCAAGTTTTACGGTGGATGAAGTTGTAAAACTAACTGTGGATTTTTACAAAAGAAATTACATAGAAGGTCTTTTTTTAAGTTCGGCTATAATAAAGGATCCAAACTATACTATGGAGCAATTGGTAAATGTTGCAAAGAAACTAAGAGAAGAAGAAAAATTTCCTGGTTACATTCACTTAAAAATAGTTCCAGGAGCAGACGATACATTAGTTGAAAAGGCTGGAATGTACGCAGACAGGGTAAGTATAAATGTAGAATTTTTAAAAAAAGATGCATTTTTTAATCTTACACCTGAAAAAAAGCCAGAAGCAATACAAAAACCATTACAAACTTCCGCAATTAAATATCTTCAATACATCGAAGAAAAAAAGAAATATTCACATGTAAAGCCTTATTCTCCTTTGGGACAAACAACACAGATAATAGTTGGGGCAACTAACGAATCAGATAAAAAAATTATAGAATTTTCAAGCAAACTCTATAAAATATATAAACTTAAAAGGGTGTATTATTCAGGGTATATAGCCATAAACAAAGATAAAAGGCTTCCACAAAGGAGTGAAAATTCTTTAAGAGAGCACAGATTGTACCAAACAGATTTTCTCATAAGGTTCTACAATTACTCTATAGAAGAAATTTTTGATAATTCTGAAAATCTTGATTTAAATATCGATCCAAAATCTTTGTGGGCCCTAAAACATCCAGAATTCTTTCCAATAGATATATCCAAAGCAACATTTGACGAATTAATAAGGATCCCCGGGATTGGCCTTAAATCTGCTCAAAAAATAATCATGCTCAGAAAACATGGAATACTTAACTTTGACACTCTAAAAAAGGCAGGAATTTCTCTAAAAAAAGCAAAGGACTTCATCTCTATTAAAGGAAAAAACTTTAAAACTTCAAAGACTTATATGCCCTTATTTGAATTTTCTAAAAATGGGTGGGATTTGTAA
- a CDS encoding agmatine deiminase family protein, whose protein sequence is MKKILLFLLYFNFLLTYAEGIYKFPAEYFKHETTWLVWPHEHTYGEKYRDELEPIWIEMAKHLSFSEKVCIIVYDRNEKYRVSKILERSKANMENVRFFVYKTDDVWIRDTGPFFVYDENKNLVVLNFGFNGWGGKVPYNRDKNLKKFIGKLLNLEIINLKDIVLEGGAVELGDDGTCLLTKSAILNKNRNPNLSVEELKFYLNKYLGASKFVVLEGVKGIDITDFHIDGFAKVYKDKIITMKREELIEWGLSESDIEILYSAKNNKGKKFDFVFLPLTKNNVTLKNGKNLRYKGSYVNFYIANKVVLVPVYNDPNDSVALRILENIFPKRKVVGIDVRELYKYGGMIHCVTIQQPKMVEYN, encoded by the coding sequence ATGAAAAAGATTTTGTTATTCCTTTTGTATTTCAATTTTTTGTTAACTTACGCTGAAGGGATTTACAAATTTCCAGCAGAATATTTTAAACATGAAACTACATGGCTTGTTTGGCCTCATGAACACACATATGGAGAAAAGTATAGAGATGAACTTGAGCCAATATGGATTGAGATGGCAAAGCATTTAAGTTTTTCAGAGAAAGTATGCATTATTGTATACGATAGAAATGAAAAGTATAGAGTGTCAAAGATTTTAGAAAGGTCTAAAGCAAATATGGAAAATGTAAGGTTTTTTGTATATAAAACAGATGATGTGTGGATAAGGGATACTGGGCCTTTTTTTGTATACGATGAAAATAAAAATTTAGTGGTATTAAATTTTGGATTTAATGGCTGGGGAGGGAAAGTACCATATAATAGAGATAAAAACTTAAAAAAATTTATAGGAAAATTATTAAATTTGGAAATAATTAATCTTAAAGATATTGTTCTTGAAGGAGGTGCTGTGGAATTGGGAGACGATGGTACATGTTTATTAACCAAAAGTGCTATTTTAAATAAAAATAGAAACCCGAATTTGTCAGTTGAAGAGTTAAAGTTCTATTTAAATAAATATCTTGGAGCAAGTAAGTTTGTAGTTTTAGAAGGAGTTAAAGGAATTGACATCACTGATTTTCACATTGATGGTTTTGCAAAAGTTTATAAGGATAAGATAATAACGATGAAAAGAGAAGAACTAATAGAATGGGGACTTTCAGAAAGTGATATAGAAATTTTATATTCTGCGAAAAATAACAAAGGAAAGAAATTTGATTTTGTTTTTTTACCACTTACAAAAAATAATGTGACTTTGAAAAATGGAAAAAACTTGAGGTATAAAGGTTCATATGTAAATTTTTATATTGCAAATAAAGTTGTTTTAGTACCAGTATATAATGATCCAAATGATAGCGTTGCTTTAAGAATACTTGAAAATATTTTTCCTAAAAGAAAAGTTGTAGGTATCGATGTTAGAGAATTATATAAATATGGAGGTATGATACATTGTGTTACAATTCAACAGCCAAAAATGGTAGAATATAATTAA
- a CDS encoding glycoside hydrolase family 36 protein, producing MEIIKELKNGKILSKKIKGKPGKVKVFEEELNDNYILINNWQSWGPTKVIPKDFKLNISKDFLEKARFSPNPNPELLLDYIVSDYFIATKDKLYGFLSSKIGHPYFLIKDGKIEGYIDYFEEEFEDYTETEPLVVLSGNIDMLLREYGELLRDYNKPQFKEWNPVGWSSWYYYFEKLTWNDVLKNLELAKNYPFEVFQIDDSWQKDIGDWQPKESFPSLKEMAETIKKFGFVPGIWLAPFSVSETSSIFKEHKDWLVKDDDGNPKVAYQNWGKNIYALDLSNPEVLDFVETLFKVLKDSRFEYFKIDFLFAGAIPGKRYQNISPIRAYRLGMEKIRKTVNDNFILGCGAPLLPSIGYVDGMRIGPDTAPYYDPKIPDNLGPNAYSALRNTITRYFMNKKLWWNDPDCLLLRKTETNLTTNQKKMFAITAGMLDNMILVSDDLELELDDFLIPTALKLKDGEYFVEGIMDKAFTIYTKNEKVGEVKFRICLETEKSEYYPDKDFLKGKK from the coding sequence ATGGAAATAATTAAAGAACTTAAAAATGGAAAGATACTATCAAAGAAAATCAAAGGAAAGCCTGGAAAAGTTAAAGTATTTGAGGAAGAATTAAATGATAATTATATTTTGATCAATAACTGGCAAAGTTGGGGACCAACAAAGGTTATACCTAAGGATTTTAAACTTAATATTTCAAAAGATTTTCTTGAAAAAGCAAGGTTTTCACCTAATCCAAATCCTGAGTTATTACTAGATTATATTGTTAGTGACTATTTTATTGCTACGAAAGATAAATTATACGGTTTTTTGTCATCAAAGATCGGCCATCCTTATTTTTTGATAAAGGATGGAAAAATAGAAGGGTATATCGATTATTTTGAAGAAGAATTTGAAGATTATACTGAAACAGAACCACTAGTTGTTTTGAGTGGAAATATTGATATGCTTTTGAGAGAGTATGGAGAACTCCTTAGAGATTATAACAAACCACAATTTAAGGAATGGAATCCTGTAGGTTGGTCAAGTTGGTATTATTATTTTGAAAAACTTACTTGGAATGATGTTTTGAAAAATCTTGAACTTGCTAAAAATTATCCATTTGAAGTTTTTCAAATAGATGATTCTTGGCAAAAAGACATAGGAGATTGGCAGCCAAAAGAAAGTTTCCCATCGTTAAAAGAAATGGCAGAGACTATAAAGAAATTTGGATTTGTTCCTGGAATATGGCTTGCTCCATTTAGTGTATCTGAAACTTCAAGCATTTTTAAAGAGCACAAAGATTGGCTTGTAAAAGATGATGATGGAAATCCAAAGGTAGCGTATCAAAATTGGGGAAAAAATATCTACGCACTTGATCTGAGTAATCCAGAAGTTTTAGATTTTGTTGAAACTCTTTTTAAAGTTCTAAAAGATTCAAGATTTGAATATTTTAAAATAGATTTCTTATTTGCAGGTGCAATTCCTGGAAAAAGATATCAAAATATATCCCCCATTCGTGCATATAGGCTTGGAATGGAAAAAATAAGGAAAACGGTAAATGACAATTTCATCCTTGGGTGTGGAGCTCCTCTTCTTCCGTCAATCGGTTATGTTGATGGAATGAGAATTGGTCCTGATACAGCACCTTATTATGATCCAAAAATTCCGGATAATTTAGGACCAAATGCATATAGCGCGCTTCGCAATACAATAACAAGGTATTTTATGAACAAAAAACTTTGGTGGAATGATCCAGATTGTTTGCTTCTTAGAAAAACGGAGACGAATCTTACAACAAATCAAAAAAAGATGTTTGCAATAACAGCGGGAATGCTTGATAACATGATACTTGTAAGTGATGATCTAGAACTTGAACTAGATGATTTTCTCATTCCGACAGCTTTAAAATTAAAAGATGGAGAATATTTTGTAGAAGGCATTATGGACAAGGCATTTACTATTTATACAAAAAATGAAAAAGTTGGAGAAGTTAAATTTAGAATTTGTCTTGAAACAGAAAAATCTGAGTATTATCCAGATAAAGATTTCTTAAAGGGTAAAAAATAA
- the glyA gene encoding serine hydroxymethyltransferase, producing MWENVKKTDPEIYDVILKEWERQEYGLELIASENFASLAVIEAMGSVLTNKYAEGYPGRRYYGGCEWVDVAEKLARDRAKELFNVKYANVQPHSGSQANMGAYFAVSEPGDTIMGMSLSHGGHLTHGASVNFSGRIYNVVPYGVNPETEVIDYDEVRDLALKHKPKIIVAGGSAYSRIIDFKKFREIADEVGAYLIVDMAHFAGLVAAGIYPNPAEYAHIVTSTTHKTLRGPRGGMILTNDKELYKAINKSIFPGIQGGPLMHVIAAKAVCFKEALTDEFKEYQKQVVKNAKTLAAELEKRGLRIVSGGTDTHLMLVDLNPLNVTGKAAEIALGKCHITVNKNTIPNETRSPFIASGIRLGTPALTTRGMKESEMEEIAELIVDVLKHVKDEEGNVDEEIIEKTQKKVKDLCTRFPLYEGKIKL from the coding sequence ATGTGGGAAAACGTTAAAAAGACTGACCCTGAAATATATGATGTTATATTAAAAGAATGGGAAAGACAAGAATACGGACTTGAACTTATTGCTTCAGAAAATTTTGCATCACTTGCTGTAATTGAAGCAATGGGAAGCGTTTTAACTAATAAATATGCAGAAGGATATCCTGGAAGAAGATACTACGGTGGCTGTGAATGGGTAGATGTTGCTGAAAAGCTTGCAAGAGATAGAGCAAAAGAATTGTTTAACGTAAAGTACGCAAATGTTCAACCACATTCAGGCTCACAAGCAAATATGGGAGCATACTTTGCCGTTTCCGAACCAGGAGATACTATAATGGGAATGTCGTTAAGTCATGGAGGTCACCTCACCCATGGTGCTTCTGTAAACTTTTCTGGAAGAATATATAACGTCGTTCCATACGGTGTAAATCCTGAAACCGAAGTAATCGACTATGATGAGGTTAGAGATCTTGCCTTAAAACACAAACCAAAGATTATAGTTGCCGGAGGAAGTGCCTACTCAAGAATAATTGACTTTAAAAAATTTAGAGAAATAGCAGATGAAGTTGGAGCATATCTCATCGTAGATATGGCACATTTTGCTGGTCTTGTTGCAGCAGGAATTTATCCAAATCCTGCAGAATATGCTCACATAGTAACAAGTACTACTCACAAAACATTGAGAGGTCCAAGAGGTGGTATGATATTAACCAATGATAAAGAATTGTACAAAGCAATAAATAAATCAATATTCCCTGGAATTCAGGGTGGACCATTAATGCATGTAATTGCTGCAAAAGCTGTTTGTTTCAAAGAAGCATTAACAGACGAATTTAAAGAATATCAAAAACAAGTTGTAAAGAACGCGAAAACACTTGCAGCAGAACTTGAAAAAAGAGGCTTGAGGATTGTTTCAGGTGGAACAGACACTCACTTAATGCTCGTTGATCTTAACCCACTAAATGTTACTGGAAAAGCTGCAGAAATTGCACTTGGAAAATGCCACATTACAGTAAACAAAAACACCATTCCAAATGAAACAAGATCTCCATTTATTGCAAGTGGTATAAGACTTGGAACACCAGCACTTACAACAAGAGGAATGAAGGAATCTGAAATGGAAGAAATAGCAGAACTTATTGTAGATGTACTAAAACATGTAAAAGACGAAGAAGGAAATGTAGATGAAGAAATCATTGAAAAAACACAAAAGAAGGTAAAAGATCTCTGCACTAGATTCCCACTTTATGAAGGAAAAATTAAGTTATAA